In Pseudomonadota bacterium, a single genomic region encodes these proteins:
- the dprA gene encoding DNA-processing protein DprA: MEDIKRTINCLRLIRSENVGSRTFQALLLIHGTVEKALDAIPQMAAKGGRKKPVKLFSEKDAIKEIENCEKKGARIITIFDKEYPKLLKHISDYPPVLTVYGKADVLNKPSVAIVGARNSSSNGCSFAHNLCMELGRNNLYTVSGLARGIDTAAHKGSLGFGTIAVVAGGIDIIYPPENKELFKQIGEKGAVVAEMPFGEAPKAQNFPRRNRIISGMAKATVVIEASLNSGSLITARMALEQDREVFAVPGSPLDPRCSGTNKLIKQGAHLLTSADDILQLVDYSLQDDFLLEEGNNFFSQSNTVNVSDSELDGARPQVIEKIGCSPTAIDDIIVQTGFPAHIVLSVILELELAGRLERNYGNKVSMIYEVEDFLV, translated from the coding sequence GTGGAAGATATCAAAAGAACTATAAATTGTCTGAGGCTAATCAGAAGTGAAAATGTAGGTTCAAGGACATTTCAGGCATTATTACTCATACATGGTACGGTTGAAAAGGCACTTGATGCAATACCGCAAATGGCAGCAAAAGGCGGACGCAAAAAGCCTGTAAAATTATTCAGCGAAAAAGACGCAATAAAAGAGATAGAAAATTGCGAAAAAAAAGGTGCAAGAATAATTACTATCTTTGATAAGGAATACCCGAAACTTCTGAAACATATATCTGACTATCCTCCCGTCCTTACCGTTTACGGTAAGGCAGATGTTCTAAACAAGCCTTCGGTTGCTATAGTGGGTGCTAGAAATTCTTCGTCAAACGGATGTAGTTTTGCCCACAATCTTTGTATGGAGTTGGGAAGGAATAATCTATATACGGTTTCAGGACTGGCAAGAGGAATAGATACGGCAGCTCACAAGGGGTCGTTGGGCTTCGGAACTATAGCGGTGGTAGCGGGAGGCATTGATATAATATATCCTCCCGAAAACAAAGAGCTGTTTAAGCAAATAGGGGAAAAAGGAGCGGTAGTTGCCGAAATGCCGTTCGGTGAAGCACCAAAAGCACAGAATTTTCCAAGACGCAATCGTATAATATCCGGTATGGCAAAGGCAACCGTAGTTATTGAGGCAAGCCTTAATTCAGGCTCGCTGATAACGGCACGTATGGCACTGGAGCAGGATAGGGAAGTTTTTGCGGTTCCCGGCTCTCCGCTTGATCCCAGATGCTCAGGCACGAATAAATTGATAAAACAGGGGGCACACCTTCTGACATCTGCCGATGACATTTTGCAACTTGTAGATTACAGCCTTCAGGATGATTTTCTGTTGGAGGAGGGTAATAACTTCTTCAGCCAAAGCAATACGGTAAATGTAAGCGATTCCGAGCTGGACGGAGCAAGACCGCAGGTGATTGAAAAAATAGGGTGTAGCCCTACCGCTATTGATGATATTATAGTGCAGACAGGCTTTCCGGCACACATAGTGCTGTCGGTAATATTAGAGCTTGAGCTTGCCGGCAGACTGGAACGAAATTACGGTAATAAAGTTTCAATGATATATGAAGTAGAAGACTTTTTGGTCTAA
- the fliR gene encoding flagellar biosynthetic protein FliR, with amino-acid sequence MLDDLTIELVFVYFLVFCRIGSAVLLLPGLSDTNVSSKARLIVALGLSVLIAPMAKDLLPPLPASAIGFFLVAASEIIIGLLIGSVAKIIFSTMHVAGQAISFQIGLSAANIFDPSQGGQGSTLGMLLNMIAILVIFTTDMHHIFLTGIVDSYLLFSPTDPIPIAGFSEVITKAVSESFLMGIKITAPQMVVGLILFLGAGVMGRLMPQMQVFFVMMPIQIFIGFFILMVTISASMMLFINNYSEIMGSFIAR; translated from the coding sequence ATGCTTGATGATCTGACAATTGAATTAGTCTTTGTATATTTTCTGGTTTTTTGCCGGATAGGAAGTGCCGTTTTGTTATTGCCCGGACTTTCCGATACTAACGTATCTTCCAAAGCCAGACTGATAGTAGCTTTAGGGCTATCGGTTCTGATAGCCCCAATGGCTAAAGACCTGTTACCGCCGCTGCCTGCAAGTGCGATAGGATTTTTTCTTGTAGCGGCAAGCGAAATAATCATAGGCTTACTGATAGGATCTGTTGCTAAAATAATTTTCAGCACAATGCACGTTGCAGGTCAGGCAATATCTTTCCAGATAGGTTTGTCTGCCGCTAACATCTTTGACCCCAGTCAGGGCGGGCAAGGCTCAACGCTCGGTATGCTGCTTAACATGATAGCTATTTTAGTGATTTTCACTACGGATATGCACCACATATTCTTAACAGGCATAGTTGACAGCTACCTTTTATTTTCCCCGACAGACCCTATCCCTATCGCAGGTTTCAGCGAGGTTATCACCAAAGCTGTTTCCGAGAGCTTTCTTATGGGAATAAAAATAACCGCACCCCAAATGGTTGTGGGGTTGATATTATTTTTAGGTGCCGGTGTGATGGGAAGGCTCATGCCTCAGATGCAGGTTTTCTTCGTGATGATGCCTATTCAGATATTTATAGGTTTTTTTATACTTATGGTAACTATATCGGCAAGCATGATGCTGTTTATAAATAACTATTCTGAAATAATGGGAAGTTTTATAGCCCGTTAG
- a CDS encoding ferredoxin family 2Fe-2S iron-sulfur cluster binding protein codes for MPNMIFVLADGTEKEVDAPEGLSVMEIAHKNDIPLEGACEGSLACSTCHVIVDEQYFDMLDQPSEDEEDMLDLAFGLEATSRLGCQIKMCEGFDGLRVKLPEATRNISVDK; via the coding sequence ATGCCTAATATGATATTTGTTCTGGCAGACGGTACGGAAAAAGAAGTTGATGCACCCGAAGGGCTTTCGGTGATGGAGATAGCACATAAAAACGATATTCCTCTTGAAGGAGCTTGTGAAGGTTCTTTAGCGTGTTCGACCTGCCATGTGATAGTAGATGAGCAATATTTTGATATGCTGGATCAGCCTAGCGAAGATGAAGAGGATATGCTTGACCTTGCTTTCGGGCTTGAGGCTACTTCTCGTCTGGGCTGTCAGATAAAAATGTGCGAAGGTTTTGACGGTCTTCGGGTTAAGTTGCCTGAGGCAACCAGAAATATTAGCGTTGATAAATAA
- the rseP gene encoding RIP metalloprotease RseP, protein MEILTGFFYNIFAFVVILSVIVFVHEFGHYFIAKISGVKIEQFSIGFGKEIFGVNDKSGTRWKFCALPFGGYVKMFGDIDPASAPDSEKIKAFTEDEKKVAFHTKSLPIKSAVVFAGPAANFILAIVIMTFVFSTKGKPVEIPPKINEVYENSPAQKAGIMVGDIIKKADGKEIDEFADFRAVESLSTENPVNIAVERNGEIKEFSITPAMRQRQDMFGNDIMAPFFGIEAEELLIPARLSVVSSGSAAEKAGLMAGDLITEIDGIKINSFSDLQQFIAGNKEETIEIVFERDGVVNTTLATPTVHEKTDSEGNVVKFQILGVSAENPYIEKVGIFSAFKSSIITTYDISAGTLKAIGQMFTGQRSPTDISGPIGIAKYSGQSAKRGLDTILWFIVVLSINLGLVNLFPIPLLDGGHLMYYAVEAVRGKPLADKVQQIGFKIGIALVGTLFIFAIVNDLYKLL, encoded by the coding sequence ATGGAAATTTTAACCGGATTTTTTTATAACATTTTTGCTTTCGTAGTAATATTGTCGGTTATCGTGTTTGTTCACGAGTTCGGACATTATTTCATAGCAAAAATATCAGGCGTAAAGATAGAGCAATTCTCTATAGGATTCGGTAAAGAAATTTTCGGGGTTAACGATAAGTCAGGAACAAGGTGGAAGTTCTGTGCCTTGCCCTTTGGCGGATATGTAAAAATGTTCGGTGATATAGACCCTGCATCGGCTCCGGATTCCGAAAAAATAAAAGCATTTACCGAAGATGAAAAGAAAGTGGCATTTCACACCAAGTCGCTACCGATAAAATCGGCGGTTGTCTTTGCCGGTCCTGCTGCAAATTTTATACTTGCTATCGTTATAATGACCTTTGTGTTTTCTACAAAGGGCAAGCCTGTTGAAATACCCCCGAAGATAAATGAGGTATATGAAAATTCTCCGGCTCAAAAAGCCGGTATTATGGTGGGTGATATCATAAAAAAAGCGGACGGCAAGGAGATAGACGAATTTGCCGATTTTAGGGCGGTCGAATCATTAAGCACTGAAAATCCGGTCAATATAGCCGTTGAACGTAACGGCGAAATAAAAGAATTCAGTATAACTCCCGCTATGCGTCAAAGACAGGATATGTTCGGCAATGACATAATGGCTCCTTTTTTCGGGATTGAGGCGGAAGAACTGTTAATACCTGCAAGACTAAGCGTAGTATCATCAGGCTCGGCAGCTGAAAAAGCGGGGCTTATGGCAGGAGATTTGATTACTGAAATAGACGGCATAAAGATAAATTCATTTTCCGATCTGCAACAATTCATCGCCGGTAATAAGGAAGAAACTATAGAGATAGTTTTTGAAAGGGACGGTGTTGTAAACACAACTTTAGCCACTCCGACGGTGCATGAAAAAACCGATAGTGAAGGTAATGTTGTAAAATTTCAGATTCTGGGTGTTAGTGCCGAGAATCCTTATATTGAAAAAGTAGGCATATTCTCTGCGTTTAAATCTTCTATAATAACTACCTACGATATTTCAGCAGGCACATTAAAAGCTATCGGTCAGATGTTTACGGGGCAGCGTTCTCCGACCGATATAAGCGGTCCGATAGGGATTGCCAAATATTCGGGGCAGTCGGCAAAAAGAGGGCTTGATACTATATTATGGTTTATTGTAGTGCTTTCAATAAATTTGGGACTGGTGAATTTATTTCCTATACCGCTGTTGGACGGCGGACATCTTATGTATTATGCGGTTGAAGCGGTTAGAGGAAAACCACTTGCCGACAAGGTTCAGCAGATTGGTTTCAAAATAGGGATTGCTTTAGTAGGAACTCTGTTTATATTTGCAATAGTAAATGATTTGTACAAACTTTTATAA
- the bamA gene encoding outer membrane protein assembly factor BamA, which yields MSFISKIFLFFSLIITLIASVASAQEGVIREVVIKGNQRVEKETIKSYMDADVGEYLSQDKINSSLKSMFATGLFNDIKVSNEGGKLIIDVLENPIVNKVVFEGNKRISDDILESEVSLKSRSVYTKSKVQNDTQKIQSMYRKSGRFSVTVDPKVVTLDQNRVDIIFEIKEGKKTTVGKINFIGNKVFDDRDLKSKMNTKESRWYSFYSGNDTYDPDKVAFDKELLRKFYISKGYADFRVISHTAEITPDNKHFILNFTVEEGDKYKFGKMDITSALPRLKVEELSETLQTKEGEDFDASKVDDTIEEMTNLLNDMGYAFVDIDAKYDRNPDTDIINLAYNIKEGPKVYINRININGNVRTHDKVIRREFRLAEGDPFNAAKIRRSKQRIENLGFFDRIEIERARTSEPDKADINVEVSEKSTGELSFGAGFSTHDGALGNISLQERNLLGRGQQLSTSIQKSQTGLSLELGFTEPYFLDKDLAAGFDVWNFSSDRIDDEVSSTDSTGFSLRGSYSLTEHLRHTIRYTIKQDRVTNIRSDASPIVVSQAGETLASIIGHSFLYDKRDNRFNPKEGYFILFDQKVAGAGGDLNYLRHEAKVGYYYPIYEDDFILKLNVSGGHIAGFGGKSIRYADNFRLTGRTIRGFETVGFGPTDFTNSTEGTVLGGKRYYAVKSQLDFPIAYVPDELGFTGFVFNDMGGITGLDDADNPAIVDRDTLHASAGLGFSWISPLGPLNVSYGVPYLKESRDRTQRLQFDFGTRF from the coding sequence ATGTCTTTCATATCCAAAATATTCTTGTTTTTTAGTCTGATAATAACTTTGATAGCCTCCGTAGCTTCTGCTCAGGAGGGGGTTATCAGGGAAGTGGTTATAAAAGGAAACCAGCGTGTTGAAAAAGAAACCATAAAGTCATATATGGACGCTGATGTAGGTGAGTATCTTAGTCAGGATAAAATAAATTCTTCCCTAAAAAGCATGTTCGCAACAGGTCTTTTTAACGATATAAAAGTATCTAACGAAGGCGGCAAACTGATTATTGACGTACTGGAAAACCCTATAGTTAATAAGGTGGTGTTTGAGGGCAATAAAAGAATAAGCGATGATATACTTGAATCGGAAGTAAGTCTAAAATCAAGGTCGGTATATACCAAATCAAAAGTACAAAACGATACGCAGAAAATACAGTCAATGTATAGAAAGAGCGGACGTTTTTCTGTAACTGTCGACCCGAAGGTTGTAACACTTGACCAAAACAGGGTGGACATTATTTTTGAAATCAAGGAAGGCAAGAAAACTACCGTAGGTAAAATCAATTTTATCGGTAACAAGGTATTTGACGACAGGGACTTAAAGTCCAAGATGAACACAAAAGAGTCACGTTGGTATAGTTTCTATTCGGGAAATGATACCTACGACCCTGACAAGGTAGCGTTCGATAAGGAGCTTTTAAGGAAATTCTATATATCTAAAGGATACGCTGATTTTAGGGTTATATCGCATACTGCCGAGATAACTCCGGATAACAAACACTTTATTTTGAACTTTACCGTTGAAGAGGGTGATAAATATAAGTTCGGTAAAATGGATATAACCAGTGCTTTGCCGAGGTTGAAGGTTGAGGAGTTAAGTGAGACTTTACAGACTAAAGAAGGTGAGGACTTTGACGCATCAAAAGTTGATGATACGATTGAGGAAATGACCAACCTTCTAAACGATATGGGCTATGCGTTTGTAGATATCGACGCTAAATATGATCGTAACCCCGATACCGACATTATAAATCTGGCATATAATATCAAGGAAGGACCTAAGGTATATATTAATCGTATAAATATTAACGGTAACGTTAGAACTCATGATAAGGTTATCAGACGTGAGTTCCGTCTGGCGGAAGGCGATCCGTTCAATGCCGCTAAAATAAGACGTTCAAAACAACGTATCGAAAATCTAGGGTTTTTTGACAGGATAGAGATTGAAAGGGCAAGAACCTCCGAGCCTGATAAAGCCGATATCAACGTTGAGGTCAGTGAAAAATCCACAGGTGAGCTTAGCTTCGGTGCAGGATTTTCTACGCATGACGGGGCTTTGGGTAATATAAGTCTGCAAGAGCGTAACCTGCTTGGGCGTGGTCAGCAGCTTAGTACCAGTATCCAGAAATCTCAAACAGGTCTGTCTTTGGAGCTGGGTTTTACCGAGCCATACTTTTTGGATAAAGACCTTGCGGCAGGGTTTGATGTGTGGAACTTCTCAAGTGACCGTATTGATGACGAGGTAAGCTCTACCGACTCAACGGGCTTCTCTTTACGCGGTTCTTATAGTCTTACCGAGCATTTACGTCATACCATACGCTATACTATAAAGCAGGACAGGGTGACAAATATCCGTTCGGACGCATCACCGATAGTTGTAAGTCAGGCAGGTGAAACTCTTGCTTCGATAATCGGACATTCATTCTTGTACGATAAGCGCGATAACCGCTTCAATCCTAAGGAAGGGTATTTTATCCTGTTCGACCAGAAAGTTGCCGGAGCAGGTGGCGACCTTAACTATTTAAGGCATGAAGCAAAGGTGGGGTATTATTATCCTATATACGAAGATGACTTTATCTTAAAACTGAACGTAAGCGGCGGTCATATAGCAGGATTCGGCGGAAAAAGCATTCGTTATGCGGATAATTTTAGGCTGACGGGGCGTACCATACGCGGTTTTGAAACGGTTGGTTTCGGACCTACGGACTTTACGAACAGTACCGAAGGAACGGTACTTGGCGGTAAAAGATATTATGCGGTGAAATCGCAGCTTGATTTCCCTATAGCATATGTTCCGGACGAGCTGGGGTTTACAGGTTTTGTTTTTAATGATATGGGTGGAATAACAGGTTTGGACGATGCCGATAATCCTGCCATAGTTGACAGGGATACGTTGCATGCCTCTGCCGGATTGGGTTTCTCGTGGATATCTCCTCTTGGACCGTTGAATGTAAGTTATGGTGTGCCTTACCTGAAAGAATCACGTGACAGAACGCAAAGATTGCAATTTGATTTCGGTACCAGATTCTAA
- a CDS encoding OmpH family outer membrane protein translates to MKKTLILIFITLFNISSAATAADLKIAVVDIQQVLQDSKAANDIREKIKTKRDKYQDEITKEEEKLREEEKKLASQSGVLAQEVFEQKREEFKEKLIKVQRDVQVKRANLDNTLSGSLAQVQEVVFQIIEDLAKENGFEVAIPTSQILYANKSLNITDEVLKRLDKKLPKVKTPE, encoded by the coding sequence ATGAAAAAGACGCTGATATTAATATTTATTACCTTGTTCAATATCTCATCTGCCGCTACTGCCGCAGATTTAAAAATAGCGGTCGTTGATATACAGCAGGTTCTTCAGGATTCGAAGGCGGCTAATGATATAAGGGAAAAGATAAAAACCAAAAGAGATAAATATCAGGACGAAATAACCAAAGAAGAAGAAAAGCTGCGTGAAGAAGAGAAAAAACTTGCTTCACAAAGCGGAGTTCTTGCACAAGAAGTCTTTGAACAAAAGCGTGAAGAGTTCAAGGAAAAACTTATAAAGGTTCAAAGAGATGTTCAGGTTAAAAGAGCCAATCTTGATAACACCTTATCCGGTTCTTTAGCTCAGGTGCAGGAAGTGGTTTTCCAGATTATAGAAGATCTTGCAAAAGAAAACGGCTTTGAAGTTGCTATACCTACATCGCAGATATTATATGCAAATAAAAGTTTGAACATTACAGATGAAGTTCTAAAAAGGCTTGATAAGAAATTGCCTAAAGTAAAAACACCTGAGTAA
- the lpxD gene encoding UDP-3-O-(3-hydroxymyristoyl)glucosamine N-acyltransferase yields the protein MPDLEFFDSIESLSLEEIAKIAGAKIYRSEDSKKKFAGVAPIDAAKSDEVTFLSNKKYGNDLMSSKAGACIMSAETIEKAPKEMDILVSDNPYAAYAKVATKFYPINNNNNNDISENAYISESAKVGQKCRIEAGAYVGNNVTIGSGCYIASGAYIGDSVKIGNDCIIRHGVTVSHTIIGNNVILHPGVKVGQDGFGFATDKGVHIKVPQLGRVIIEDDVEIGANSCVDRGAGPDTVIGRNTKIDNLVQIGHNVKIGKGCIIVSHVGISGSTKIGDYTVIGGQVGVAGHLKIGSMVTIAAQSGVMHNIEDGMKIGGSPAINIKDYHRQTIAIKKLLNKKG from the coding sequence ATGCCAGATTTAGAATTTTTTGATAGTATCGAGTCGCTATCTCTTGAGGAAATAGCAAAGATAGCAGGTGCAAAGATATATCGTTCCGAGGATAGTAAAAAGAAGTTTGCCGGTGTTGCACCCATAGATGCCGCCAAGTCGGACGAAGTTACTTTTCTTAGCAATAAGAAATACGGCAATGACCTTATGAGCAGTAAGGCGGGGGCATGTATAATGTCCGCTGAAACTATAGAAAAAGCACCAAAGGAAATGGATATATTAGTTTCGGATAATCCTTATGCCGCATATGCAAAAGTTGCTACGAAATTTTATCCGATAAATAATAATAACAATAATGATATTTCGGAAAATGCCTATATATCTGAAAGTGCAAAGGTGGGGCAGAAGTGCCGGATAGAAGCGGGTGCTTATGTAGGTAATAATGTAACTATAGGCAGTGGTTGCTATATAGCATCAGGGGCTTATATCGGGGATAGTGTTAAAATAGGCAATGACTGTATTATAAGGCATGGTGTTACCGTAAGCCATACTATCATAGGTAATAATGTGATATTGCATCCCGGTGTGAAAGTGGGGCAGGACGGATTTGGTTTTGCCACCGATAAGGGTGTGCATATAAAAGTGCCGCAATTGGGTAGGGTCATAATTGAGGACGATGTTGAAATCGGTGCTAATAGCTGTGTAGACAGAGGAGCAGGACCGGACACCGTGATAGGGCGAAATACCAAGATAGATAATCTTGTGCAGATAGGGCATAACGTAAAGATAGGCAAGGGGTGTATTATCGTTTCGCATGTGGGTATCTCGGGCAGTACCAAAATAGGTGATTATACCGTAATAGGCGGTCAGGTGGGGGTGGCAGGTCACCTGAAGATAGGCAGTATGGTAACTATTGCGGCTCAATCAGGTGTGATGCATAACATAGAAGACGGTATGAAAATAGGCGGTTCTCCCGCTATTAATATTAAAGATTACCACAGACAAACAATAGCTATAAAAAAATTGCTCAATAAGAAAGGCTAA
- the fabZ gene encoding 3-hydroxyacyl-ACP dehydratase FabZ, which translates to MTQSKETIVGIEEIIQMIPHRYPILLIDRIVSFTPDDSMVALKNVTFNEPHFMGHFPDKPIMPGVLIVEAIAQASAVFTVKTLGDEAKGKLVYFMSIDDAKFRKPVVPGDSLYLEVKKLQNRKSVWKFSGVATVEGKKVAEATVTAMLMDPNE; encoded by the coding sequence ATGACGCAAAGCAAAGAAACTATAGTTGGAATTGAAGAAATCATACAAATGATACCGCATAGATATCCTATTTTGCTGATAGATAGGATAGTCAGCTTTACTCCTGATGATTCTATGGTAGCCTTGAAGAATGTTACTTTTAACGAGCCGCACTTTATGGGGCATTTTCCCGATAAGCCGATTATGCCCGGTGTTCTGATAGTGGAAGCTATCGCACAGGCATCTGCGGTTTTTACTGTAAAGACTCTTGGGGACGAGGCAAAAGGCAAGCTTGTATATTTTATGTCTATTGATGACGCAAAATTCAGGAAGCCGGTAGTTCCGGGTGATAGCCTGTATCTGGAGGTGAAAAAACTACAAAACCGTAAATCGGTATGGAAATTTTCAGGAGTGGCAACTGTAGAAGGAAAAAAAGTTGCAGAAGCAACCGTAACCGCAATGTTAATGGATCCAAATGAATAA
- the lpxA gene encoding acyl-ACP--UDP-N-acetylglucosamine O-acyltransferase codes for MNKIHATAIIEDGAKIGNNVEIGAYTVVGANVVIGDNVKIYSHVAIDGYTTIGEGTRIFPFASIGHIPQDLKFQGEKSTLVIGKNNTIREHVTMNPGTQGDAMTTIIGDNCLFMVGAHVAHDCVVGNRVILANNATLAGHVKVGDFAVIGGLAAIHQFVRIGHHAMIGGMSGIENDVIPYGQAMGERANLCGLNLVGLKRGNFKREEIHTLRNAYRLIFSQEGTLQERMEDAAEMFKDNIGVKEIIEFIRTNSSRAICQPKHDSVKNADAA; via the coding sequence ATGAATAAAATTCACGCAACCGCCATAATAGAAGATGGTGCAAAAATAGGTAATAATGTTGAAATAGGTGCTTACACAGTTGTGGGTGCAAATGTTGTAATAGGCGATAATGTAAAGATTTATTCGCATGTCGCTATTGACGGATATACAACGATAGGCGAGGGGACTCGTATATTCCCGTTCGCATCTATCGGTCATATTCCTCAGGATTTGAAATTCCAAGGTGAAAAATCAACATTAGTGATAGGCAAGAATAATACTATCCGTGAGCATGTAACCATGAATCCGGGCACACAAGGCGATGCTATGACCACTATCATCGGCGATAACTGCCTGTTTATGGTGGGAGCTCATGTGGCACATGATTGCGTTGTAGGTAACAGAGTGATTCTGGCGAATAACGCAACACTTGCAGGGCATGTCAAGGTCGGTGATTTTGCGGTGATAGGCGGTTTAGCGGCAATACATCAATTTGTGCGGATAGGGCATCATGCAATGATAGGCGGTATGTCGGGTATTGAAAATGATGTGATACCTTACGGTCAGGCTATGGGTGAAAGGGCGAATTTATGCGGTCTTAATCTTGTAGGGCTAAAACGCGGTAATTTCAAACGTGAGGAAATACATACTTTAAGAAATGCCTATCGTTTGATATTCTCACAAGAGGGAACATTGCAGGAGCGTATGGAAGATGCTGCCGAGATGTTCAAAGATAATATCGGTGTAAAAGAGATTATTGAGTTCATAAGGACAAATAGTTCAAGGGCAATATGCCAGCCAAAACATGATAGTGTGAAAAACGCAGATGCAGCATGA
- the lpxI gene encoding UDP-2,3-diacylglucosamine diphosphatase LpxI (LpxI, functionally equivalent to LpxH, replaces it in LPS biosynthesis in a minority of bacteria.): protein MQHDTKFSKIGLIAGNGDLPEKIIRQCINSGIDVFVILITDNLPGSISKVQSVKLNIGSVGKAIKTLKEEKVEQVVFAGGLKRPKLLSLSLDAGGIKLLARITKAKFNGDNKLLTTVIGFFEDNGFEIVGADEILEDALVTMGQLGKVKPDQRQKEDIEVGKEIAKKIGELDIGQSVIVQDGVVIGVEAIEGTDGLIQRCSELQMEKKGGVLVKVKKPGQDSRVDLPTIGPVTIMKAYENGLAGIAVEAGGALIIDKEEVIKMADEYGLFIIGV from the coding sequence ATGCAGCATGATACGAAATTCTCAAAAATAGGTCTGATAGCGGGCAACGGTGACCTGCCTGAAAAAATAATTCGCCAGTGCATTAATTCGGGCATAGATGTTTTCGTTATCTTAATCACCGATAATCTGCCCGGTTCTATAAGTAAAGTCCAAAGCGTTAAGCTTAATATAGGTTCTGTCGGAAAAGCGATAAAAACCTTAAAAGAAGAGAAGGTGGAGCAGGTTGTTTTTGCCGGTGGACTCAAAAGACCCAAATTGCTATCGCTGAGTTTGGATGCAGGCGGTATAAAGCTGCTGGCAAGGATAACCAAGGCTAAGTTCAACGGTGACAATAAATTACTGACTACCGTTATCGGATTCTTTGAAGATAACGGTTTTGAAATAGTAGGTGCTGACGAGATATTAGAAGATGCTCTTGTCACTATGGGGCAGCTAGGCAAGGTTAAACCTGACCAAAGACAAAAAGAGGATATTGAGGTTGGAAAAGAAATTGCCAAGAAAATAGGTGAACTTGATATCGGGCAAAGTGTAATAGTGCAGGACGGGGTTGTTATCGGCGTTGAGGCAATTGAGGGAACCGACGGGCTTATACAAAGATGCAGCGAACTGCAAATGGAGAAAAAAGGCGGTGTTCTGGTAAAGGTGAAAAAGCCCGGTCAGGATAGCAGGGTAGACTTGCCGACGATAGGACCTGTCACCATTATGAAAGCGTATGAAAACGGTCTGGCAGGTATTGCCGTTGAAGCCGGAGGGGCTTTGATAATCGACAAGGAAGAGGTTATCAAAATGGCAGATGAATACGGATTGTTTATAATAGGGGTTTAG
- a CDS encoding ABC transporter ATP-binding protein, translating to MTKTSAIKVEGLYKAYKLKKGSDKVALNHIDLEIPEGSFFGLLGPNGAGKSTFINILAGLVNKTEGNVSICGHDIDKQTKAARRAIGVVPQELVLDPFFPPFEALENTAGYYGVPKNKRRTMEIIEAVGLGDKAYSQARSLSGGMKRRLLIAKALVHSPKVLVLDEPTAGVDVELRTQLWEYVTKLNKEGTTVVLTTHYLEEAEELCDKIAVINHGKIIANDTKKNVMKTIDRKKIIIVGNEPFTEVPKELGGYNATINAEGSIEIEYNTSKISIDRILQDVAKSKITIRDLSTEEADLEEIFKYLTAKVA from the coding sequence ATGACAAAAACATCAGCAATAAAAGTTGAAGGATTATATAAGGCTTATAAGCTCAAAAAAGGCAGCGATAAGGTTGCACTTAACCATATTGACCTTGAGATACCGGAGGGGTCGTTTTTTGGATTATTAGGTCCTAACGGTGCGGGTAAGTCTACATTTATAAATATACTGGCAGGTCTGGTTAATAAAACCGAAGGTAATGTCAGCATATGCGGTCATGATATCGACAAGCAGACAAAAGCCGCACGCAGGGCTATCGGGGTTGTGCCGCAGGAGTTGGTGCTTGACCCTTTCTTTCCTCCTTTTGAGGCACTGGAAAATACCGCAGGATATTATGGTGTACCGAAAAATAAACGCAGAACTATGGAAATAATCGAAGCCGTGGGCTTAGGCGATAAGGCTTACTCTCAAGCAAGGAGTCTTTCAGGCGGTATGAAACGCAGGTTGTTAATTGCAAAAGCACTGGTGCATTCCCCTAAGGTGCTTGTTCTTGATGAGCCGACAGCAGGCGTAGATGTTGAGCTTAGAACCCAGCTTTGGGAATATGTTACAAAGCTTAATAAGGAAGGTACGACCGTAGTGCTTACCACACACTATCTGGAGGAAGCCGAGGAGCTTTGCGATAAGATAGCGGTCATTAATCACGGCAAAATAATTGCTAACGATACTAAAAAGAATGTGATGAAAACAATAGACCGCAAAAAAATAATTATTGTAGGTAACGAGCCGTTCACAGAAGTACCGAAGGAGCTTGGCGGTTATAATGCAACTATCAATGCGGAAGGAAGCATTGAAATAGAATATAATACTTCAAAGATATCCATAGATAGGATACTACAAGATGTTGCTAAATCAAAAATAACTATACGTGACCTTTCCACCGAAGAAGCAGATTTGGAAGAAATATTCAAATATCTGACTGCTAAAGTTGCTTAG